A part of Bacillus thuringiensis genomic DNA contains:
- a CDS encoding sigma-70 family RNA polymerase sigma factor — MKVIPLYKMIVKEETDVSLAKKGDHEAFMALIHTEKVKMYRIAKAMLRDETNIEDAIQATILKAYENIKKLKKEEFFQTWLIRILMNECNNIIRTYKKVIVTEENDYNMSACDQYEDIDLCNAIQSLHEELRAVTVLYYYEDMNQESIAKLLEIPKGTVKSRLSRAREQLQKRLKME; from the coding sequence GTGAAAGTAATCCCTTTATATAAAATGATTGTAAAAGAAGAAACGGATGTTTCCTTAGCGAAAAAAGGTGATCATGAAGCGTTTATGGCGCTTATACATACAGAAAAAGTGAAGATGTATCGTATTGCAAAGGCTATGTTACGTGATGAGACAAATATAGAGGATGCGATACAGGCAACAATTTTAAAAGCCTATGAAAATATAAAAAAATTAAAAAAAGAAGAGTTTTTTCAAACTTGGTTAATTCGAATTTTAATGAATGAGTGTAACAATATTATTAGAACATATAAAAAGGTAATTGTGACAGAAGAGAATGATTACAATATGAGTGCGTGTGATCAGTATGAAGATATAGATTTGTGTAATGCGATTCAATCGTTACATGAAGAATTAAGAGCTGTTACGGTGCTTTATTATTATGAAGATATGAATCAAGAAAGTATTGCCAAGCTTTTAGAAATACCAAAAGGAACAGTGAAATCGAGATTGTCACGTGCGAGGGAACAACTGCAAAAGCGATTAAAGATGGAATAG
- a CDS encoding VOC family protein, protein MNHLFRVQLYVNDIEKSALFYKEVIGLKLYKKGMHGARFNHDQFSLLLVSDSRLNENHYFYDRKEMKGNGFELIIVVNRIEDVYERCKEKRCTIQEEIQTYPWEMRGFKVLDPDGYFLRITSE, encoded by the coding sequence ATGAATCATTTGTTCCGGGTGCAGCTATATGTAAATGATATAGAAAAGTCAGCATTGTTCTATAAAGAAGTAATTGGTTTAAAGCTGTATAAAAAAGGTATGCATGGAGCACGTTTTAATCACGACCAGTTCTCTTTATTACTAGTTAGTGATTCAAGATTGAATGAAAATCACTATTTTTACGATCGAAAAGAAATGAAGGGGAATGGTTTTGAACTAATTATTGTTGTCAATCGGATTGAAGACGTATATGAACGTTGTAAAGAGAAGCGGTGCACAATACAAGAAGAAATTCAAACTTACCCATGGGAGATGAGGGGATTTAAAGTTCTAGATCCAGATGGATATTTCCTTAGAATTACATCTGAGTAA
- a CDS encoding anti-sigma factor: protein MDDEKLFDEKLKKRIKEENVIVPPELNEKINGTLHNLPVKKKGYRVYMMVISAAVLALSIVSMSEFSDQIFAQNGGVFEYVKKKTFSDYENEEEVKSNVNYPDKEKIQEKMLDSIDHFKNISGQFEEYSSSSRIATTYKYAIDTEGQSGISSKEDKLAKKRTIIYNEGKKKEFDDEKYTYKETKWSPKEKNNELLKLNPTERLLRKSGEKKRYDDEYVGFAKYSIQSEFTDLLIRYKDWNYKETKYLGLDCYKIEGTINIEMPVSTSEDLRGKFEMVVEKNTGIMLKFLSFHEGMIQYSITTEWIQINKGLKENTFQKESANYEKLKNILDE, encoded by the coding sequence ATGGATGATGAAAAATTATTTGATGAGAAATTAAAAAAGAGAATAAAAGAAGAGAATGTTATAGTGCCGCCAGAGTTAAATGAAAAGATTAATGGTACACTACATAATCTTCCGGTTAAAAAGAAAGGTTACAGAGTTTATATGATGGTTATAAGTGCAGCGGTTCTAGCACTTTCAATTGTGTCTATGTCGGAGTTTTCTGATCAAATTTTCGCTCAAAATGGTGGAGTATTTGAATATGTAAAGAAAAAGACGTTTTCTGATTATGAAAATGAAGAGGAAGTAAAATCGAATGTGAATTATCCAGATAAAGAAAAGATTCAAGAAAAAATGTTGGATTCCATTGATCATTTTAAAAATATTTCAGGACAATTTGAGGAATATTCTAGCTCGTCAAGAATTGCTACAACATACAAATATGCGATTGATACGGAGGGACAAAGTGGTATTTCTTCGAAAGAAGATAAACTAGCGAAAAAACGAACAATTATATATAACGAGGGCAAGAAAAAAGAATTTGATGATGAGAAGTATACATATAAAGAGACAAAATGGAGCCCGAAAGAAAAAAACAATGAACTATTAAAATTAAATCCTACGGAAAGGTTATTGAGAAAATCAGGTGAGAAAAAAAGATATGATGATGAATATGTGGGATTCGCGAAGTATAGTATTCAATCAGAATTTACTGATCTATTAATTCGATATAAAGATTGGAATTATAAAGAAACGAAGTATCTTGGACTTGATTGCTACAAAATAGAAGGGACAATAAATATAGAAATGCCTGTAAGTACATCTGAAGATTTAAGAGGGAAATTTGAAATGGTTGTAGAGAAAAATACAGGGATTATGCTAAAATTCCTTAGTTTCCACGAGGGTATGATTCAATATTCGATTACGACCGAATGGATACAAATAAACAAAGGATTGAAAGAGAATACATTTCAAAAGGAAAGCGCTAATTATGAAAAATTGAAAAATATATTAGATGAATAG